From Levilactobacillus zymae, a single genomic window includes:
- a CDS encoding sialate O-acetylesterase → MIFIPYVLRSHAILQRDVSTTFWGMAAAQSRVTLTYEQHHLETTAGTNGYFQFELAPHAAGDPVTFEVTSGTERAVSRDVLFGDVWLLAGQSNMQLWLQRLAARYPHEVDRAKDANIHFFMVPQRYDFKQADDDLAAGEWQTAVGKNIEMLSGIGYFYAQLQRRETHVPIGLISTAIGGTPVRSWVSQPTLAAIGELPLDFEKLADQQFLDDYVADNNRYQQSYEKLCAQSDQGVLGHWQRVETDDTQWTKLALDGETWPEDYRQPGVIWIRKHLQTPAAMVGQPAEFRLGTFVDADETYLNGQKIGETGYQYPPRNYRVDRLPAELTLTIRLHVFNAPGGPRFGKQHVLIGEQQTVDLDAQGAWLVKRGCWLPPKRESVFPQYQPVGLFNGMIYPLRRLNLKGILWYQGESDAARPTNYGRVFVHLIQEWRRLFRNPALPFLYVQLPNCAIEPNHVWSKVRLAQKAGLALDHTAMVVALGLGEDNDLHPLNKAGVAQQLFDADQMLAQYPNGYSNGPLATAAALDNHQIRLQFETFGHQLVASPGKFELCQNGQLITLPDFQVIGNTVAVRLPEGLNVVPGSQIRYAYANAPVTFLRNDADQPASPFVLEVENHFYQESILTNL, encoded by the coding sequence ATGATATTTATTCCGTACGTCTTACGCAGTCACGCGATTCTTCAACGCGACGTCAGCACCACCTTTTGGGGGATGGCGGCTGCCCAGAGCCGCGTCACGTTGACTTATGAGCAGCACCACCTGGAAACTACCGCGGGAACTAACGGGTACTTCCAGTTCGAATTAGCGCCGCACGCGGCGGGGGACCCGGTGACCTTTGAGGTGACCAGTGGGACCGAACGCGCGGTGAGTCGGGACGTCTTATTCGGGGATGTTTGGTTATTAGCGGGCCAGTCTAACATGCAGTTGTGGTTACAACGCTTAGCGGCCCGTTATCCCCATGAGGTTGACCGGGCTAAGGACGCCAACATTCACTTCTTTATGGTTCCGCAACGGTATGACTTTAAGCAAGCCGACGACGACCTAGCGGCGGGGGAATGGCAAACCGCGGTCGGCAAGAACATCGAGATGTTATCGGGGATTGGGTACTTCTATGCCCAACTGCAACGGCGAGAAACCCACGTGCCGATTGGGTTGATCTCGACGGCCATCGGGGGCACCCCCGTCCGGTCGTGGGTGAGTCAACCCACGCTGGCGGCCATCGGCGAACTGCCGTTGGACTTTGAAAAGCTGGCGGACCAGCAGTTCCTAGACGACTACGTGGCGGACAACAATCGTTATCAGCAGAGCTATGAAAAGCTGTGTGCCCAGTCCGACCAAGGGGTGTTGGGCCACTGGCAACGGGTCGAAACGGACGATACGCAGTGGACCAAACTAGCCTTAGACGGGGAAACCTGGCCAGAAGACTACCGCCAACCGGGGGTCATCTGGATTCGTAAACACCTTCAGACGCCAGCTGCCATGGTGGGCCAGCCCGCCGAGTTCAGGCTAGGGACCTTCGTGGACGCGGATGAAACCTATCTGAACGGTCAAAAGATTGGGGAGACCGGGTACCAATACCCGCCACGCAACTACCGGGTGGATCGCTTGCCGGCGGAGCTGACGCTGACAATTCGCTTACACGTCTTTAACGCACCGGGGGGCCCACGTTTTGGGAAGCAACACGTCTTGATTGGGGAGCAACAAACGGTTGACTTGGATGCCCAGGGGGCGTGGTTAGTTAAGCGCGGGTGCTGGTTACCCCCTAAGCGTGAAAGTGTTTTCCCCCAGTATCAACCCGTGGGGCTGTTTAACGGCATGATTTATCCGTTACGCCGCTTGAACCTCAAAGGAATTCTGTGGTATCAGGGTGAAAGCGATGCGGCACGGCCCACAAATTACGGGCGCGTCTTCGTCCACTTAATTCAAGAATGGCGACGACTGTTCCGCAACCCGGCGTTACCGTTCCTGTACGTGCAGTTGCCGAACTGTGCCATCGAACCTAACCACGTCTGGAGCAAGGTCCGCCTAGCACAGAAGGCGGGATTGGCCCTGGACCACACCGCCATGGTGGTGGCCTTAGGGTTAGGCGAAGATAACGACCTGCACCCCCTGAATAAGGCGGGCGTGGCCCAACAGTTGTTTGACGCGGACCAGATGCTAGCACAGTATCCCAACGGGTATTCTAACGGGCCGTTAGCTACGGCGGCAGCACTAGATAATCATCAGATTCGGCTTCAATTTGAAACGTTTGGCCATCAGTTGGTCGCATCACCCGGGAAGTTCGAGTTATGCCAGAACGGTCAGCTGATCACGCTGCCAGACTTTCAGGTGATTGGGAACACCGTGGCCGTCCGCTTACCGGAGGGCTTGAACGTTGTGCCGGGGAGCCAGATTCGCTACGCGTACGCCAACGCGCCAGTCACGTTCCTGAGAAACGATGCGGATCAGCCGGCCTCCCCCTTTGTCTTAGAGGTTGAGAATCACTTTTACCAAGAGAGTATTTTGACGAATTTGTAG
- a CDS encoding MFS transporter, whose protein sequence is MNKTLTKEQIEATKKPVGMWHSIAFGITDLMGGGYGALVGAYLMFFFTTFCNLNPLEAGSIIGLAKLVDSVTSIVMGKLSDSFWRTKLGRKYGRRHFFLLIGSPLVLIVYSLLWIPGVGYLYYLVMYCLVEIVVTMVMIPYETLPSEMTTDYNSRSKMSTTRMFFSGSITSIVTLVGGIVISLMGDHNAYAYTVIGIIFAVIFSVAVMITYKFTWERPVDVIKAGMTEAEINEHQNLLKFLWSALVSYFSTLRVKAFRQHMYLYLLGVTAQDLFSGAFVYFVVFGYGLSTSTASWLLSLGIIGLPLTPVNYWLFTRLGARRCYMLYFSLVIVSLGAYYVLFLMHMSQGMLIAILAVVSTIYLFFKGGAYSIPWNVFPFIPDVDEIITGKRREGEFAAMMNFIRKVTSGIAAVFLGWILTMNGFKTGATTQSPQAIQAIVFTVIFGTGILTLVAIFFAFTFKLDVHTHTVLVDEINRLKAGGKKADVTPDTKKIVESLTGVTYDKLWPIANETETVKPAVEGN, encoded by the coding sequence ATGAATAAAACGTTAACAAAAGAGCAGATTGAAGCCACGAAAAAACCAGTTGGCATGTGGCACAGTATTGCCTTTGGGATTACTGATTTAATGGGTGGGGGCTACGGTGCGTTAGTCGGTGCCTACCTGATGTTCTTCTTTACGACTTTCTGTAATTTAAATCCACTGGAAGCCGGGAGTATTATTGGGTTGGCGAAGTTAGTCGACTCAGTAACGTCAATTGTCATGGGGAAGCTTTCTGATAGCTTCTGGCGGACTAAGCTCGGTCGTAAGTACGGCCGGCGGCACTTCTTCCTCCTCATTGGATCACCGTTAGTGCTGATTGTCTACAGCCTACTCTGGATCCCTGGGGTCGGTTACCTGTACTACTTAGTGATGTACTGCTTGGTTGAAATCGTGGTCACGATGGTCATGATTCCGTACGAAACCTTACCTTCTGAAATGACCACGGATTACAACTCGCGGTCCAAGATGTCCACGACGCGGATGTTCTTCTCCGGTAGTATTACGTCGATCGTCACGTTAGTCGGGGGGATTGTGATTAGCCTGATGGGTGATCACAACGCTTACGCTTATACTGTAATTGGGATTATCTTCGCCGTGATCTTCAGTGTTGCGGTCATGATTACTTACAAGTTCACTTGGGAACGTCCAGTTGACGTGATCAAGGCAGGGATGACGGAAGCAGAAATTAATGAACACCAAAACCTGCTTAAGTTCCTCTGGAGTGCGCTAGTTTCCTACTTCTCCACGTTGCGCGTTAAGGCGTTCCGGCAACACATGTACCTGTACTTATTAGGGGTAACCGCCCAAGACTTATTCTCCGGTGCCTTCGTTTACTTCGTGGTCTTCGGTTACGGTCTGTCCACGTCGACGGCTTCTTGGTTACTGTCCTTAGGGATTATCGGGTTACCATTAACGCCAGTTAACTATTGGTTATTCACGCGTTTAGGGGCTCGTCGTTGTTACATGCTTTACTTCTCCTTAGTCATTGTATCGTTGGGTGCTTACTACGTCTTGTTCCTGATGCACATGTCACAAGGAATGCTAATTGCCATCTTGGCCGTCGTTTCGACGATCTACCTCTTCTTTAAGGGTGGTGCTTACTCCATTCCTTGGAACGTCTTTCCATTTATTCCCGATGTCGATGAAATCATCACCGGGAAGCGGCGTGAAGGTGAATTTGCCGCAATGATGAACTTTATCCGGAAGGTGACCTCTGGGATCGCTGCGGTCTTCTTAGGTTGGATCTTGACCATGAACGGCTTTAAGACGGGCGCTACCACGCAATCGCCACAGGCCATTCAAGCCATTGTGTTCACCGTCATCTTCGGGACGGGGATCCTGACGTTGGTTGCCATCTTCTTTGCCTTTACGTTTAAGCTCGACGTTCACACTCACACGGTCTTAGTGGATGAAATTAACCGCTTGAAGGCTGGGGGCAAGAAGGCCGACGTTACACCAGATACCAAGAAGATTGTTGAGTCGTTGACCGGGGTAACCTATGATAAATTATGGCCAATTGCGAACGAAACCGAAACGGTTAAGCCAGCAGTTGAAGGTAATTAA
- a CDS encoding alpha-glucuronidase: MILLYEAWLNQTAIRQEFSDETFAFKQMDLKPGDAVTLRLREEITEWLHRPVLADDHQATIVFALAPDNFATTEAFQIVQAAGQTTITAQGPAGLIYGFYALIRQRLTGTKQVTLASAPDQALRMIDHWDQIDGSIERGYAGASIFFGAPDHLSNPDKGDFAVLPVKGDPFRHDRNRMVRYARLLASVGINAISLNNVNVRDQGTNLITEPYLDGVKEIADIFRGFGIQIYLAINWESPIHIGHLATSDPLDTKVEAFWQQICDGIYQVIPDFGGFVVKADSEGEPGPYQYGRTHAEGANMLAQAIAPHHGLIIWRAFVYNSHQDWRDRSTDRAKAAYENFEGLDGQFADNVILQIKFGPIDFQTAEPLQPLFGKLQHTNQMMEFELAAEYLGHQIDVNYAVPQWSHMINFETQHANFADSRAGEVIKAGSIKPQNSGFAAVGNVGMTPFWTGNPLALANLYGYGRLCWGNRLQPDDILNEWLQLTFGVAKAQTRRKIFDILSSSNQTYRNYTAPLGVGFMVVPHYHYGVSVNGYEYDKWGTYHFADRNGVGVDRTQKTGTGFTAMYAPQVAAMFEELATTPVELALFFHHIRYDQVLPNHKTLIQTIYDTHFDGFDMTTKYMDDWATLQADLPADLFQEVQNCLERQNENALEWRDQVNTYFYRMSGIADEQGRQIYR, translated from the coding sequence ATGATACTTTTGTACGAAGCATGGTTAAATCAAACCGCTATTCGGCAGGAATTCAGTGATGAAACTTTTGCTTTTAAGCAAATGGATTTAAAACCCGGGGATGCGGTGACCTTAAGACTGCGCGAGGAAATTACGGAATGGCTCCACCGGCCGGTTTTGGCGGATGACCACCAAGCCACGATCGTATTTGCACTCGCCCCGGATAACTTTGCCACCACCGAGGCGTTCCAGATTGTCCAGGCTGCCGGTCAAACCACGATTACGGCGCAGGGACCAGCCGGATTGATTTACGGCTTCTACGCCTTGATTCGCCAACGGTTAACGGGCACCAAGCAGGTGACCTTAGCGTCCGCCCCGGATCAAGCCCTTCGGATGATCGATCACTGGGATCAAATCGACGGCAGCATCGAACGGGGATATGCGGGCGCCTCCATCTTCTTCGGGGCCCCCGACCATTTGAGCAATCCGGACAAGGGTGACTTCGCGGTCTTACCGGTAAAGGGTGATCCGTTCCGGCACGATCGTAACCGGATGGTGCGCTACGCACGGCTGCTCGCGTCGGTTGGCATTAACGCCATTTCCCTGAATAACGTGAACGTGCGGGACCAGGGCACGAACCTGATTACGGAACCGTATCTTGACGGGGTCAAGGAAATTGCCGATATTTTCCGCGGCTTCGGTATCCAGATTTACTTAGCAATTAATTGGGAATCACCAATTCACATTGGGCACTTAGCAACATCGGATCCACTGGATACTAAAGTCGAAGCCTTTTGGCAGCAGATCTGCGATGGCATTTACCAGGTTATCCCCGATTTTGGTGGGTTTGTGGTGAAGGCCGACAGTGAAGGGGAACCGGGACCGTATCAGTATGGTCGGACCCACGCGGAAGGTGCCAACATGTTGGCACAGGCCATTGCACCCCATCACGGATTGATTATCTGGCGCGCGTTTGTGTACAACTCTCACCAAGACTGGCGGGATCGGTCGACTGACCGGGCCAAGGCCGCATATGAGAACTTTGAAGGCCTAGATGGTCAGTTTGCCGATAACGTGATCTTACAGATCAAGTTTGGCCCCATCGATTTTCAGACGGCCGAGCCACTGCAGCCCCTATTTGGGAAGTTGCAACACACGAACCAGATGATGGAATTTGAATTAGCCGCGGAGTACCTGGGCCATCAGATCGACGTCAACTATGCGGTGCCACAATGGTCTCACATGATTAACTTCGAGACGCAACACGCGAACTTTGCGGATTCTCGGGCCGGTGAAGTCATCAAGGCCGGTTCCATTAAACCCCAAAACAGCGGGTTTGCGGCGGTTGGAAACGTTGGGATGACCCCGTTTTGGACGGGGAACCCGTTAGCCTTAGCCAACCTGTACGGTTACGGGCGGCTCTGCTGGGGGAATCGGCTCCAACCGGATGACATCTTGAACGAATGGCTACAGTTGACCTTCGGGGTGGCCAAGGCCCAAACGCGCCGCAAGATTTTCGACATCTTGAGCAGCTCGAATCAGACCTACCGGAACTACACGGCACCGTTGGGCGTGGGCTTCATGGTCGTTCCGCATTACCATTATGGTGTTTCCGTCAACGGTTATGAATACGATAAGTGGGGCACCTACCACTTTGCGGACCGTAATGGGGTCGGGGTTGACCGGACGCAGAAGACGGGGACTGGCTTTACGGCCATGTACGCGCCCCAAGTGGCGGCGATGTTCGAAGAGTTAGCCACGACGCCCGTCGAATTGGCATTATTCTTCCACCATATTCGGTATGATCAGGTGTTGCCTAACCATAAAACGTTGATTCAAACCATCTACGATACCCACTTTGACGGGTTCGACATGACGACCAAGTACATGGATGATTGGGCCACGTTGCAGGCGGATTTACCGGCGGACCTCTTCCAAGAAGTCCAGAATTGTTTGGAACGGCAGAATGAAAACGCTTTGGAATGGCGGGACCAGGTCAACACGTACTTCTACCGGATGTCCGGGATTGCGGACGAACAGGGCCGACAAATTTACCGTTAG
- a CDS encoding helix-turn-helix domain-containing protein: protein MIFFVRTAFGLILQSTTPLHYLEDRKYSKAKVLLGSPEYSIERVSRMVGATSMSSFSKQFKKWSGISPSKYQQQVLHKRSVTTVRGSGYFE, encoded by the coding sequence CTGATCTTTTTTGTCCGAACAGCGTTCGGATTAATTTTACAATCTACCACACCATTACATTATCTGGAAGATCGTAAATATAGTAAGGCCAAAGTTTTATTGGGGTCACCGGAGTACAGTATTGAGCGAGTTTCCCGGATGGTCGGGGCCACTAGCATGTCTAGTTTCAGCAAACAATTTAAAAAATGGTCGGGCATTTCACCCAGTAAATATCAGCAACAAGTCTTACATAAACGTAGTGTGACTACGGTTAGAGGGAGCGGGTATTTTGAATGA
- a CDS encoding IS30-like element ISLpl1 family transposase, whose protein sequence is MSSITYSERIKIETFCELGLSNIQMGVRLNRSPSTISYELSRCQPYQAELAQTDAEYKRSRCGRKTKLSDELKQKILNHLRLSWSPGMIAHEFKLATKSIYNWLNQGRIDFSLNDLPEHGVRQRRNVDQRSKYNQSLGRSIEQRPMMINQRNRIGDFELDTVVGPRGHSKAVLLTLIDRKSRFLWAYRLKDRTTASVNEALTKFLTTFNGPVHSFTVDRGTEFSGLVSFESQYGIKTYYCHAYTPAERGSNERFNRNLRYFYPKGTRFEHISAQDLTTTLLQINQRPLKILDWQTPYQVMLTNLSKNSD, encoded by the coding sequence TTGTCTAGTATAACCTATTCCGAACGAATTAAAATCGAAACCTTTTGTGAACTAGGGCTGTCCAATATCCAAATGGGCGTTCGGCTGAACCGATCACCGTCAACAATTTCTTATGAATTATCTCGATGTCAACCTTATCAGGCTGAATTAGCACAAACAGATGCCGAATACAAGCGATCACGATGTGGTCGGAAAACTAAGCTGAGCGATGAGTTAAAGCAAAAAATTCTCAACCATTTACGTCTAAGCTGGTCACCAGGAATGATTGCTCACGAATTTAAACTAGCTACTAAATCTATTTATAATTGGCTAAATCAGGGGAGAATTGATTTCTCCTTGAATGATCTACCTGAACATGGCGTACGCCAACGGCGTAACGTTGACCAACGATCCAAATATAATCAATCTTTGGGGCGATCAATTGAACAGCGTCCCATGATGATTAATCAACGTAATCGCATCGGCGATTTTGAACTAGATACAGTCGTTGGTCCTCGTGGGCATAGTAAGGCAGTTTTATTAACTTTAATCGATCGAAAATCACGGTTCCTTTGGGCATACCGGTTAAAAGATCGAACGACAGCGAGTGTTAATGAAGCACTGACTAAGTTCCTAACAACTTTTAATGGACCGGTGCACAGTTTTACTGTGGACCGTGGTACTGAGTTTAGTGGGCTAGTATCATTTGAATCACAATATGGTATTAAGACCTATTACTGTCATGCTTATACGCCAGCTGAACGTGGTAGTAATGAACGCTTTAATCGGAATTTACGTTATTTTTATCCTAAGGGGACTCGTTTTGAGCACATTAGTGCTCAAGATTTAACGACGACGTTACTCCAAATTAACCAGCGACCGCTTAAAATACTCGACTGGCAAACACCGTATCAGGTTATGCTGACCAATTTGTCCAAAAATTCGGATTAA
- a CDS encoding AraC family transcriptional regulator yields MDKDFVAIPNLESSIRLFGGHMRTVSGGWKFFGQQHQSFELMCVVAGQQVTQIRNLPPMIYGPGEVLVISPGTWHVNANASQNEPMTYITCHFDMENLNLKSEIISNLANSVFRADSFFAKNAFKTSKQLIEISENTDLSEEEQRLKIQIIFLNFLLVIVHNIKKFKKVDVKYTDREAQLARSLATLMADNIKLDHPKMDSFEDNCQRLNISAGYGHRIFKRVYGITR; encoded by the coding sequence ATGGACAAAGATTTCGTGGCAATTCCGAATCTTGAATCGAGCATTCGCTTATTTGGCGGACACATGCGCACAGTTTCTGGCGGTTGGAAATTCTTCGGGCAACAACACCAGTCATTCGAGTTAATGTGTGTGGTCGCTGGACAACAGGTGACTCAGATCCGCAATTTGCCCCCGATGATTTACGGTCCCGGTGAGGTATTGGTGATTTCGCCGGGAACCTGGCACGTGAATGCCAACGCGAGTCAAAACGAACCCATGACTTACATTACCTGTCACTTCGATATGGAGAACTTAAATCTAAAATCGGAGATTATTAGTAACCTGGCTAATTCGGTGTTTAGAGCGGACAGCTTCTTTGCGAAGAACGCCTTTAAGACTTCTAAGCAGCTGATTGAAATTAGCGAAAACACTGATTTGTCGGAGGAAGAGCAACGGTTGAAGATTCAGATTATCTTTTTAAACTTCCTCTTAGTTATCGTCCATAATATCAAGAAATTCAAAAAGGTGGACGTCAAATATACGGACCGCGAAGCACAATTAGCTCGGTCGTTAGCGACCTTAATGGCGGATAACATTAAGCTAGATCATCCTAAGATGGATAGTTTCGAGGACAATTGTCAGCGCTTAAATATCAGTGCGGGGTACGGCCACCGGATCTTCAAGCGGGTCTATGGCATCACACGGTAG
- a CDS encoding IS30-like element ISLsa1 family transposase, with amino-acid sequence MGTSTLSRFQRGALAQLVNEGNKSYQVMADALGVAKATISYELDRVKPYDPELAQQDADRKRRNCGRRSMLTAALATLITNHLRLTWSPETIAAAYNLSTASIYNWLNRGWLLFKLTDLPNRNVRQHRVSENRGKFTSGTSIEQRPTTVNQRLAFGHWEVDTVLSSRSESRSCLVTFVERKTRLLWAIKAPNRTAKALNTAFGKFMGAFGPQVKSITVDHGKEFANYQALEQDYQIKVYFCHPYSPWERGSNEYFNRRLRWFFPKKTNFSQVTTDEILAALELINQRPLKIHHQQTAIERFRACSD; translated from the coding sequence TTGGGTACATCTACTTTATCACGTTTTCAACGTGGCGCACTAGCACAACTGGTCAATGAGGGGAATAAATCTTACCAAGTAATGGCTGACGCCTTAGGCGTCGCCAAAGCTACGATTAGCTATGAGTTGGACCGGGTTAAACCTTATGATCCAGAATTAGCTCAGCAAGATGCAGATCGCAAAAGGCGGAATTGCGGTCGTCGTTCGATGCTGACGGCAGCATTAGCGACTTTAATTACCAATCACTTACGATTAACCTGGTCACCAGAAACCATTGCGGCCGCTTATAACTTGAGCACTGCGTCAATTTATAATTGGCTTAATCGTGGCTGGCTCCTCTTCAAATTGACTGATCTACCCAATCGGAATGTCCGCCAGCACCGAGTGAGCGAAAATCGTGGGAAATTTACAAGTGGGACTTCCATCGAACAACGGCCAACAACTGTTAATCAACGGTTAGCTTTTGGTCATTGGGAAGTAGATACGGTGCTTTCTAGTCGAAGTGAGTCACGATCATGTCTGGTTACATTCGTAGAACGTAAGACCCGACTTCTATGGGCCATCAAAGCCCCTAATAGAACGGCTAAGGCTCTAAACACCGCCTTTGGCAAGTTTATGGGGGCCTTCGGTCCCCAAGTAAAATCCATTACTGTTGATCATGGTAAAGAGTTTGCCAATTATCAGGCCTTAGAACAGGATTATCAGATCAAAGTTTATTTTTGCCATCCATATTCACCATGGGAGCGAGGTTCCAATGAATATTTTAATAGACGGTTACGCTGGTTCTTCCCGAAAAAGACCAATTTTAGCCAAGTAACGACTGATGAGATCCTAGCAGCACTTGAACTAATTAATCAACGACCATTAAAAATACATCATCAACAGACTGCCATTGAAAGATTCCGGGCTTGTTCGGATTAA
- a CDS encoding glycoside hydrolase family 43 protein — protein MQIKNPILTGFHPDPSIIRVHNTYYIANSTFEWFPGVRLHQSTDLVHWTQVPSPLASTRLVNMIGDPASGGVWAPDLSYADGKFWLVYSDVKSVQGPFKDLQNYLTTAESIEGPWSDPVPLNSLGFDASLFHDQDGRKYLVQQTWDHREYHNPFNGITLTEYDPQSQRLLPETARTISQGDDVRLVEGPHLYRHNGYYYLFAAEGGTAFAHQEIVARSKTLDALSFVNQPDGPFITNMDSPDSYLQKQGHGELVDTPDGEWYYASLVSRPWHHANESTHDPRGWSSLGRETSLQKVTWDDAGWPRIVGGHNGTTLVDAPKGSLVTPVVTQQAQHDDFQAPALDPNWNTLRQPFSAKLGTVGNGKLTLVGRQSLSSTFDVSMVARRWQAFEFDATTQLSFNPTSYQQMAGLVNFYNDRHYSWVFITRDEQRGPVIEVAQNDDNHYTSFLKDQAIQIPAGTHKVWFKTAVRTQTYQYQYSFNGTDWHTIPVTLDAAILSDDYVMQNYGGFFTGAFVGLAAVDYAGYQTPANFFKFDYTEL, from the coding sequence TTGCAAATTAAAAACCCAATTCTCACCGGTTTTCATCCCGACCCCAGCATCATCCGGGTCCACAATACATACTACATCGCCAACTCAACCTTCGAATGGTTCCCCGGCGTGCGGCTGCACCAATCAACGGACCTAGTGCACTGGACACAAGTCCCTTCCCCGCTAGCCTCTACCCGCTTAGTGAACATGATCGGCGATCCCGCTTCCGGTGGTGTTTGGGCCCCAGACCTGTCTTACGCGGACGGGAAGTTCTGGTTGGTCTACTCCGACGTTAAATCCGTGCAGGGGCCCTTTAAAGACCTGCAGAACTACCTGACGACCGCCGAATCGATCGAAGGCCCCTGGTCCGATCCCGTACCCCTAAACAGTCTCGGCTTTGACGCCTCGCTATTTCACGACCAGGATGGACGCAAATACCTGGTCCAACAGACCTGGGATCACCGCGAATACCACAACCCCTTTAACGGGATTACCCTGACCGAATACGACCCTCAGTCCCAACGGTTGTTACCCGAGACGGCGCGGACCATCTCTCAAGGTGACGACGTCCGCTTGGTCGAAGGGCCCCACCTATACCGGCACAACGGCTATTACTACCTCTTCGCTGCCGAGGGCGGGACCGCCTTTGCCCACCAGGAAATCGTGGCCCGCTCTAAGACCCTCGACGCACTATCCTTCGTCAACCAGCCCGATGGTCCCTTCATCACGAACATGGACTCGCCAGACTCGTACCTTCAAAAGCAGGGGCACGGTGAACTCGTCGATACACCGGATGGTGAATGGTACTACGCCTCATTAGTCTCACGGCCGTGGCACCACGCCAACGAATCCACCCACGATCCCCGGGGCTGGAGTAGCCTAGGTCGCGAAACGTCCCTGCAAAAGGTAACCTGGGACGACGCGGGCTGGCCCCGGATCGTCGGCGGCCACAACGGGACCACCCTGGTCGACGCGCCAAAGGGAAGTTTAGTCACCCCAGTCGTGACTCAACAAGCTCAGCACGACGATTTCCAAGCACCAGCCCTCGATCCTAATTGGAACACGCTACGTCAGCCCTTCTCTGCTAAGCTGGGCACGGTCGGTAACGGCAAGTTAACCCTAGTGGGGCGCCAATCGCTCTCCAGCACCTTCGACGTTTCAATGGTCGCCCGGCGCTGGCAAGCCTTCGAGTTCGACGCCACGACTCAGCTGAGCTTTAACCCTACCAGCTATCAACAAATGGCGGGCCTAGTGAACTTCTATAACGACCGCCACTACTCCTGGGTCTTTATCACCCGCGACGAGCAACGGGGCCCCGTGATTGAAGTCGCTCAAAATGACGATAATCACTACACGTCCTTCCTCAAGGACCAGGCCATTCAGATCCCTGCGGGCACCCACAAGGTTTGGTTTAAAACCGCCGTTCGGACCCAAACCTATCAATACCAATATTCCTTCAACGGAACCGATTGGCACACCATCCCCGTGACCTTAGATGCCGCCATTCTCTCGGACGACTACGTCATGCAAAACTACGGTGGCTTCTTCACGGGCGCGTTCGTGGGGTTGGCCGCGGTAGATTACGCCGGCTACCAAACGCCCGCAAACTTCTTTAAATTCGACTACACGGAACTTTAA